From the genome of Geothrix sp. 21YS21S-4, one region includes:
- a CDS encoding RHS repeat-associated core domain-containing protein, translating into MAGTFTVTAASVADQTKTSSTQVTVKAVISSVNVTPNTAVLKPGESLKFAASVSGLGITDSGVKWTASGGSIAADGTFTAPAESGNYTVIATSLQDSAKSGLASIRVKGWVVKWTRDVVYVGTREIAEVDTQGAHYTLTDHLGSPRFIVNGQGQVESEQKFLPFGESLTDATSAAKFAKGFTNHEQTDPSGLIYMQARFYAPWYGRFLSPDPARDQHFEETQSWNIYSYVRNGPVSNVDFTGQWSTPTHELINRQVFSGKDLKLINRSSLRVDGGRTTLLHGAQSQKNSYQHGMRSPKQTPEEAQKAAMAYKEKAMASAVQKEADGDHKGAMAELGKVTHLVQDMTSPQHEEFQVWGGLIHLGDALDHHNAEQQSEKDGLNSDAVKSAVTATKAIKSEFDTRVQQERERREIEKAEEAKEKEERK; encoded by the coding sequence ATGGCGGGAACGTTCACCGTGACGGCCGCGAGCGTAGCGGATCAGACCAAGACGAGCAGCACGCAGGTGACGGTGAAGGCTGTGATCTCGAGCGTGAATGTGACGCCGAATACGGCTGTGTTGAAACCCGGCGAGAGTTTGAAGTTCGCAGCTTCGGTGTCGGGTCTCGGGATCACGGATAGCGGCGTGAAGTGGACCGCCTCAGGCGGAAGCATCGCTGCGGATGGCACGTTCACGGCGCCGGCCGAGTCGGGAAACTATACGGTCATCGCCACCAGCCTCCAGGACTCAGCCAAGAGTGGGCTCGCCTCCATTCGTGTGAAGGGATGGGTCGTAAAGTGGACCCGGGACGTGGTGTACGTGGGAACGCGGGAGATCGCGGAGGTGGATACCCAGGGTGCTCACTACACCCTGACCGATCATCTGGGGAGCCCCCGGTTCATCGTGAATGGACAAGGTCAGGTAGAATCCGAGCAGAAATTCCTGCCCTTCGGCGAGTCTTTGACAGATGCGACTAGCGCGGCAAAGTTCGCCAAAGGCTTTACCAACCACGAGCAGACTGATCCCAGCGGGCTCATCTACATGCAAGCCCGGTTTTACGCTCCTTGGTATGGCAGGTTCCTGAGTCCCGATCCGGCGCGGGATCAGCACTTTGAAGAGACGCAGAGTTGGAATATTTATAGCTATGTGCGTAATGGGCCAGTATCTAATGTTGATTTTACGGGACAATGGTCCACTCCCACGCATGAGTTGATTAATCGGCAGGTCTTTTCTGGTAAAGATCTAAAATTGATTAATAGATCAAGTTTGAGGGTAGACGGGGGAAGAACTACGCTCTTACATGGAGCCCAGTCGCAGAAGAATTCATACCAGCATGGGATGAGGTCGCCTAAACAGACACCTGAAGAGGCGCAAAAGGCCGCGATGGCATATAAGGAAAAGGCCATGGCTTCAGCCGTTCAAAAGGAAGCCGATGGCGATCACAAAGGTGCCATGGCAGAACTGGGTAAAGTGACCCATCTTGTTCAAGATATGACGAGTCCACAGCATGAAGAATTCCAGGTATGGGGTGGATTGATACATTTAGGGGATGCCTTGGATCATCACAACGCTGAACAGCAAAGTGAAAAAGACGGTCTGAATTCTGATGCGGTTAAGAGTGCTGTAACTGCTACGAAAGCAATCAAATCAGAGTTCGATACTCGCGTCCAACAAGAGCGAGAGAGGCGAGAAATTGAGAAAGCTGAAGAGGCGAAGGAGAAGGAGGAGAGAAAATGA
- a CDS encoding RHS repeat-associated core domain-containing protein: MSWSASGGSINGSGIYIAPLVEGLYTVTATSTQDGSKTGSATVNVSPIGVSTPSPANASVNAGDTLRFTSTVSGAAELGVKWSVSGGGSIDANGVFTATMAGTFTVTAASRADQTKTSSTQVTVKAVISSVTVTPNTAVLKPGEVLKFAASVSGLGITDSGVKWTASGGSIAADGTFTAPAESGNYTITATSLQDSAKSGLASIRVKGWVVRWTRDVVYVGPREIAEVDAQGAHYTLTDHLGSPRFIVNGQGQVESEQKFLPFGESLTDAISAAKFGKGFTNHEQTDLSGLIYMQARFYAPWYGRFLSPDPARDQHFEETQSWNIYSYVRNNSVTHIDPNGMEDYPIADMPQMRVLSLTNS; encoded by the coding sequence GTGAGCTGGAGCGCCAGCGGAGGAAGCATCAATGGGAGCGGAATCTACATTGCCCCTTTGGTGGAAGGACTCTACACGGTAACTGCGACCAGTACACAGGATGGGAGCAAGACCGGCTCCGCGACCGTTAATGTCAGCCCAATCGGAGTGAGCACGCCTTCGCCGGCCAATGCATCGGTGAATGCGGGGGATACGTTGCGGTTCACTTCGACGGTGAGCGGGGCGGCGGAGTTGGGGGTGAAGTGGTCGGTGAGCGGCGGGGGAAGCATCGACGCGAACGGGGTGTTCACCGCGACCATGGCGGGAACGTTCACCGTGACGGCCGCGAGCCGGGCAGATCAGACCAAGACCAGCAGCACGCAGGTGACGGTGAAGGCTGTGATATCGAGCGTGACCGTGACGCCGAATACGGCGGTATTGAAACCCGGGGAAGTTCTGAAGTTCGCGGCGTCGGTGTCGGGTCTTGGGATTACGGATAGCGGGGTGAAGTGGACCGCCTCCGGCGGAAGCATCGCCGCGGATGGCACGTTCACGGCGCCGGCGGAATCAGGAAACTACACGATCACCGCCACCAGCCTCCAGGACTCAGCCAAGAGTGGGCTAGCCTCCATTCGAGTAAAAGGCTGGGTGGTGAGGTGGACGCGAGACGTGGTGTACGTGGGCCCGCGGGAGATCGCGGAGGTGGATGCCCAGGGCGCCCATTACACGCTGACGGATCACTTGGGGAGCCCCCGATTTATCGTGAATGGACAAGGTCAGGTAGAATCCGAGCAGAAATTCCTGCCCTTCGGTGAATCTTTGACAGATGCTATTAGCGCGGCAAAGTTCGGCAAGGGTTTCACGAACCATGAGCAAACGGATCTAAGCGGGCTCATCTATATGCAGGCGAGATTCTACGCGCCTTGGTATGGCAGGTTCCTGAGTCCCGACCCGGCGCGGGATCAGCACTTTGAAGAGACGCAGAGCTGGAATATTTACTCGTATGTGCGTAATAACTCTGTAACGCACATCGACCCTAATGGGATGGAAGACTATCCCATCGCTGATATGCCTCAGATGCGTGTTCTTAGCCTTACCAACTCATAG
- the tnpA gene encoding IS200/IS605 family transposase produces the protein MDSEESLSHSRWECKYHVVFVPKCRRKTIYEKLRPHLGEVLKKLAEQKESRIIEGHLMGDHVHMLISIPPKYSVSQVIGFIKGKSAIHLARVYGERKRNFVGQHFWARGYFVSTVGRDEATVREYIRRQEREDQRLEQMLPW, from the coding sequence ATGGACTCAGAAGAAAGTCTAAGCCACTCCAGATGGGAGTGTAAGTACCACGTGGTCTTTGTGCCGAAGTGTCGGAGGAAGACGATCTACGAGAAGTTGAGGCCGCACCTTGGAGAAGTCCTGAAGAAGCTGGCAGAGCAGAAGGAAAGCCGAATCATTGAGGGGCACCTGATGGGTGACCATGTCCATATGCTGATTTCAATTCCACCGAAGTATTCGGTATCGCAGGTGATCGGATTCATCAAGGGGAAGAGCGCCATTCACCTGGCTCGAGTCTACGGAGAGAGGAAGCGGAACTTTGTTGGGCAGCATTTCTGGGCCCGAGGATATTTCGTATCGACCGTGGGGCGCGACGAAGCAACAGTGCGGGAATACATCCGTCGACAAGAAAGGGAGGACCAGCGCTTGGAGCAGATGTTGCCTTGGTAG
- a CDS encoding DUF4258 domain-containing protein, translated as MATSPLGAAIAGGGRAALGWLTSTGAAAWQGAKDLFSKGSQAAPVVQQEVQAVAQQVENPQSPLSFSAHALERMAERGVSQEAVTTAVEKGTTYFDKLNNTFTHVVQTANGKVLQVATSKQAGGNVVTTMVRSKFNDAVKLADGTERFVRK; from the coding sequence GTGGCGACATCACCGTTGGGTGCAGCCATAGCGGGAGGTGGGCGTGCTGCCCTCGGATGGTTGACTTCAACTGGGGCAGCCGCCTGGCAGGGAGCCAAAGACCTGTTCTCAAAGGGGTCGCAAGCTGCTCCAGTGGTCCAGCAGGAAGTTCAGGCTGTCGCCCAACAAGTGGAGAATCCACAATCACCCCTTAGCTTTAGTGCTCATGCTCTTGAGAGAATGGCTGAAAGAGGTGTTTCTCAGGAGGCAGTAACTACGGCGGTTGAGAAGGGGACCACCTATTTCGATAAGCTGAACAATACCTTTACGCATGTGGTGCAAACAGCGAATGGTAAGGTTCTACAAGTCGCAACAAGTAAGCAAGCCGGTGGGAATGTTGTAACCACCATGGTCAGGTCAAAATTCAACGATGCAGTCAAATTGGCAGACGGAACCGAAAGATTCGTGAGGAAATAA